One part of the Cyclobacteriaceae bacterium genome encodes these proteins:
- the lptC gene encoding LPS export ABC transporter periplasmic protein LptC yields MNRLKFLAFILLLDGCGKTDAVQPLEYDGPQREAEKVEMHYSENEVVKVRMLADLVYEYQVGDREFPKGIYMEFFNELGVLSSTLRANHAYYSKKDNTWKATGKVEVINLEKNEQLNTEELFWRPDKEQIYTESFVTIRMQTEVIYGEGLEAKQDMSSYTIKKPQGEFTLEEGTETPGRN; encoded by the coding sequence ATGAACCGCCTGAAATTCCTTGCCTTTATTTTACTGCTGGATGGCTGCGGAAAAACCGATGCCGTTCAACCGCTTGAGTACGATGGCCCGCAACGCGAAGCGGAAAAAGTAGAAATGCACTACAGCGAAAATGAGGTGGTTAAGGTAAGGATGCTGGCCGACCTGGTGTACGAATACCAGGTGGGTGATCGTGAATTTCCCAAGGGCATATACATGGAATTTTTTAACGAACTGGGGGTGCTCTCCTCTACCCTTCGGGCCAACCACGCTTACTACTCCAAAAAGGATAACACCTGGAAAGCAACCGGTAAAGTGGAGGTTATTAACCTGGAGAAAAATGAGCAACTCAACACGGAAGAACTTTTTTGGCGACCTGACAAAGAGCAGATATACACCGAAAGTTTCGTTACCATTCGCATGCAAACCGAGGTAATTTACGGAGAAGGACTTGAAGCGAAACAGGACATGTCTTCCTACACCATTAAAAAACCGCAAGGCGAGTTTACCCTTGAAGAGGGTACAGAAACACCGGGCCGGAACTAG
- a CDS encoding HlyC/CorC family transporter, with product MDPALLLLILLSLAFSFFFSGIEIAFLSANKLQLELQAKQGSISGKIFSKFIKKPSLFIGTTLIGNTIALVLYGIFMAQLLEPRLQLWLPDPFQNEVTILIIQTLAATILVLVTAEFLPKSLFLINPNLMLTALAVPFNILYYFLFPLVISIVSLSKFVITKIFRTEYSDEKPVFGLTDLNHYLKNMLRVKHEDEDIELDKKIFHNALEFKSVRVRECMIPRTEIIAVEIQDGMEKLRKAFVESGHSKILIYKDSIDDVIGYCHSSELFKKPTRIEDILTPIIIVPETILANELMIRFINERKSLALVVDEFGGTSGLVSMEDVIEEIFGEIEDEHDEDDLVEQQLDKHTWLLSARLEIDYLNDTYNWNLPTGEYETLGGLILSYREDLPQPGETISIPPYSFTVQSTLDNRIDTLRITVANGSD from the coding sequence ATGGATCCTGCTTTACTACTACTTATCCTGCTTTCTCTTGCCTTCTCTTTTTTCTTTTCAGGGATTGAAATAGCTTTTCTCTCGGCAAACAAACTTCAACTTGAATTGCAGGCAAAGCAGGGCTCTATTTCCGGAAAAATATTTTCCAAGTTCATAAAAAAGCCCTCCTTGTTCATTGGCACAACGCTTATCGGTAACACTATTGCCCTGGTGCTGTATGGAATTTTTATGGCGCAACTGCTGGAGCCGCGGCTCCAACTCTGGTTACCCGATCCCTTTCAGAATGAAGTGACTATACTGATCATCCAAACATTAGCCGCAACAATACTGGTTTTGGTAACTGCCGAATTTCTTCCGAAGAGCCTTTTTCTCATTAACCCTAACCTGATGCTCACTGCTTTGGCAGTGCCATTTAATATCCTCTATTATTTTTTGTTTCCCTTGGTCATCAGCATTGTATCGCTTTCGAAATTTGTCATTACAAAAATTTTCAGAACCGAATACTCGGATGAAAAACCTGTATTCGGGCTAACCGACCTGAATCATTACCTGAAGAATATGTTGAGGGTAAAGCACGAAGACGAAGACATTGAACTGGACAAAAAAATTTTTCACAATGCACTTGAATTCAAATCGGTGCGCGTTCGCGAGTGCATGATACCGCGAACAGAAATCATTGCAGTGGAGATTCAGGACGGTATGGAGAAGCTGCGCAAGGCGTTTGTAGAAAGTGGACATTCTAAAATCCTAATCTACAAAGATTCCATCGATGATGTAATCGGTTATTGTCACTCCTCGGAGCTGTTTAAGAAGCCCACACGAATTGAAGATATCCTGACACCCATCATTATCGTACCTGAAACCATCTTAGCCAACGAGTTGATGATCCGCTTCATTAATGAACGAAAAAGCCTGGCCCTGGTGGTAGATGAATTTGGCGGTACCTCGGGCCTGGTAAGCATGGAAGATGTGATTGAAGAAATTTTTGGTGAAATTGAAGATGAGCATGATGAAGACGACCTGGTAGAGCAGCAACTGGACAAACACACCTGGCTGCTGAGTGCACGCCTGGAGATTGATTACTTAAACGACACGTATAACTGGAACCTTCCTACAGGCGAATACGAAACCCTCGGGGGGCTTATACTAAGCTACCGCGAAGACCTGCCCCAGCCTGGGGAAACCATTTCTATACCCCCTTACTCCTTCACCGTCCAGTCAACCCTCGACAACCGGATAGACACCCTGCGGATAACCGTGGCCAATGGTAGCGACTGA
- a CDS encoding aspartate kinase yields MLVLKFGGTSVGKPERMKKIASLVTETPGQKVVVLSALSGTTNALVSIGDFLLKNDLDAAEKEIASLEKHYQAFILELYASENFKTIGQEIVSRFFIFIRLLAAGQFDDKSYRELLAQGELISTELFYQYLMEQKINARLLPALYFMSIDENEEPELEKISQRLKPLLKSLQQVDIIISQGYICRNHRNEIDNLKRGGSDYTASLMGAAIGAEEIQIWTDIDGMHNNDPRVVKKTVPISELTFDEASELAYFGAKILHPSTIVPAQKYNVPVRLKNTMDEKAPGTLISNKETERTIKAVAAKDGITAIKIKSSRMLMAYGFLRRVFEVFEQYKTPIDMISTSEVAVSLTIDNHTHLDKIIEELTTFGNVEIDRNQTIVCIVGHRIGNQHGILDKLFGCLGDIPIRMVSVGGSYNNISILVDTRYKEKTLIQLNEGIFKLG; encoded by the coding sequence ATGCTTGTACTCAAATTTGGCGGCACCTCGGTTGGCAAGCCCGAGCGAATGAAAAAAATTGCCTCACTTGTAACGGAAACACCCGGACAAAAAGTAGTTGTACTCTCAGCCCTTTCAGGCACCACCAATGCCCTGGTATCCATCGGTGATTTTTTGTTGAAAAATGATTTGGATGCGGCCGAAAAAGAAATTGCCTCGCTGGAAAAACATTATCAGGCCTTTATACTAGAATTATACGCATCTGAAAATTTCAAAACCATAGGCCAGGAAATTGTTAGCCGGTTTTTCATTTTCATCCGTTTGCTGGCAGCCGGGCAGTTTGATGATAAGAGCTACCGCGAATTGCTGGCCCAGGGTGAACTAATCTCAACAGAGCTTTTCTATCAGTATTTGATGGAGCAAAAAATAAACGCCCGGCTTTTGCCCGCGCTTTACTTTATGTCTATTGACGAAAACGAAGAACCTGAACTGGAAAAAATCTCGCAGCGGCTTAAGCCCCTGCTCAAGTCATTGCAACAAGTTGATATTATTATTTCGCAAGGTTATATCTGCCGCAACCATCGCAACGAAATCGACAACCTGAAGCGGGGCGGAAGTGATTATACGGCATCGTTAATGGGAGCCGCTATTGGCGCAGAAGAAATACAAATATGGACTGATATTGACGGCATGCACAACAATGACCCGCGCGTTGTTAAAAAAACCGTTCCGATCAGTGAACTCACTTTTGATGAAGCCTCTGAGTTGGCCTACTTCGGGGCAAAAATCCTTCACCCTTCCACAATAGTTCCTGCCCAGAAATACAATGTGCCTGTGCGGCTTAAAAATACGATGGACGAAAAAGCCCCGGGTACCCTTATCAGCAACAAGGAAACTGAGCGTACAATCAAAGCAGTGGCAGCCAAGGACGGCATTACCGCAATTAAGATAAAATCATCACGCATGCTCATGGCTTACGGGTTCCTGAGAAGGGTATTTGAAGTGTTTGAACAATACAAAACCCCGATTGATATGATTTCCACATCCGAGGTGGCCGTATCGTTAACCATCGACAACCATACACACCTGGATAAAATCATTGAAGAACTTACCACCTTTGGCAATGTGGAAATTGACCGAAACCAAACCATTGTTTGTATTGTAGGGCATCGGATCGGGAACCAACATGGAATATTAGATAAACTGTTCGGCTGCCTGGGCGACATTCCGATACGCATGGTTTCTGTGGGTGGTTCATACAACAACATATCCATACTGGTAGATACCCGGTATAAAGAGAAAACCTTGATACAGTTAAACGAGGGTATTTTTAAGCTCGGCTAA
- a CDS encoding type III pantothenate kinase, whose protein sequence is MMNLVVDSGNTSTKVAIFDHDTLLEKIVFTSADDLKEYLAKSTAKNVIISSVNMEGDDLLAYVQQATTKLKLHYQLPLPVKIQYATPRTLGVDRIAGVCGAVQLFPDKDTLAIDAGTCITYDFIDQHKNYLGGGISPGLSMRFQAVHTFTAKLPLVKPVEYPELIGNSTELCIQSGIVLGTIDEINGIIDRYRIKYPQLRVILCGGDTPFFENKLKASIFACPNLVLIGLNRILLHNVAR, encoded by the coding sequence ATCATGAATCTTGTTGTTGATTCCGGCAATACATCAACTAAGGTAGCCATTTTCGATCACGATACGCTGCTTGAAAAAATCGTATTTACCTCAGCAGATGATTTGAAAGAATACCTCGCTAAATCAACAGCAAAAAATGTTATTATAAGTTCAGTAAACATGGAGGGTGATGACTTGTTGGCCTACGTGCAACAGGCAACCACCAAACTTAAACTGCATTACCAATTGCCCTTGCCGGTCAAAATCCAGTATGCTACTCCACGCACATTGGGTGTTGACCGGATTGCCGGGGTGTGCGGGGCCGTACAACTTTTTCCGGATAAGGATACTCTTGCAATAGATGCCGGTACCTGTATTACCTACGATTTCATCGATCAGCACAAAAATTATCTCGGTGGCGGGATTTCACCAGGCTTAAGCATGCGATTTCAAGCAGTACATACGTTTACGGCAAAACTACCGTTAGTGAAACCGGTAGAATACCCTGAATTGATTGGGAACAGCACGGAACTTTGTATACAAAGTGGAATTGTTTTGGGCACTATTGACGAAATAAATGGCATTATTGATCGCTATCGGATAAAATACCCGCAATTACGGGTGATTTTGTGCGGTGGTGATACACCCTTTTTTGAAAACAAGCTGAAAGCGTCCATATTTGCGTGCCCAAATCTGGTGCTAATAGGTTTAAACCGCATTTTGCTACATAATGTCGCTCGTTAA
- the dnaK gene encoding molecular chaperone DnaK: MGKIIGIDLGTTNSCVAVMEGNEPVVIPNSEGRRTTPSIVGFLDGGKGERKVGDPAKRQAITNPKNTVMSIKRFMGKKFNDVGEEKKIVTYQVESGNNDTVRVRIGDRLYTPQEISAMILQKMKSTAEDYLGTTVSEAVITVPAYFNDAERQATKEAGQIAGLDVKRIINEPTAAALAYGLDKKNKDMKIAVYDLGGGTFDISILELGDGVFEVKSTNGDVHLGGDDFDMKIINWLADEFKSERNIDLRKDPMALQRLKEAAEKAKIELSSSQETEINLPYITSIDGVPEHLVKKLTRAKFEQLVDDLVRRTLEPCRKAVEDAGVSVGQIDEVILVGGSTRIPRIQEEVEKFFGKKPSKGVNPDEVVAIGAAIQGGVLTGEVKDVLLLDVTPLSLGIETLGGVFTKLIESNTTIPSKKSEVFSTAADNQPSVEIHVLQGERPMAKDNRTIGRFHLDGIPPAPRGLPQIEVTFDIDANGILHVSAKDKGTGKEQKIRIEASSGLTDAEIEKMKREAQANAEADRQAKERVEKINQADSLIFQTEKQLKEYGDKLSDGNKSAITNALDKLREAHKSQDITAIDAAMAALNGAWQAASQEIYQAQQSAGPQPGANTADTGASTDSNNVSDVEYEEVNDKK; encoded by the coding sequence ATGGGAAAAATTATTGGAATTGACCTGGGTACGACCAACTCCTGCGTAGCCGTAATGGAGGGCAACGAACCCGTTGTTATACCCAACAGCGAAGGTCGCAGAACAACGCCATCCATAGTGGGCTTTTTAGATGGCGGAAAAGGTGAACGCAAAGTGGGTGACCCGGCCAAACGTCAGGCCATCACCAACCCCAAAAACACCGTTATGTCCATTAAACGTTTCATGGGCAAAAAATTCAACGATGTTGGCGAGGAGAAAAAAATTGTTACCTACCAGGTAGAAAGCGGCAACAACGATACCGTGCGTGTTCGCATCGGAGATCGCCTCTATACCCCACAGGAAATCTCAGCCATGATCCTTCAAAAAATGAAGAGCACTGCTGAAGATTATTTGGGCACCACCGTAAGCGAGGCTGTTATTACCGTTCCGGCCTATTTCAATGATGCCGAGCGTCAGGCTACTAAAGAAGCCGGTCAGATTGCCGGGCTGGATGTTAAGCGTATTATAAACGAGCCTACAGCCGCTGCATTGGCTTATGGCCTCGATAAGAAAAACAAAGACATGAAGATTGCCGTGTACGACCTGGGTGGTGGTACATTCGACATTTCCATCCTTGAATTAGGGGATGGTGTATTTGAAGTAAAATCAACCAACGGTGATGTACACCTTGGCGGTGATGACTTCGATATGAAGATCATTAACTGGCTGGCCGATGAATTCAAATCCGAACGCAACATTGACTTGCGTAAAGATCCGATGGCACTTCAACGCTTAAAGGAAGCTGCTGAAAAAGCCAAGATTGAATTGTCAAGCTCGCAGGAAACCGAAATAAACCTGCCGTACATCACATCAATCGATGGTGTTCCCGAACACTTAGTGAAAAAGCTGACCCGTGCCAAGTTCGAACAACTGGTTGACGATTTGGTGCGCAGGACCTTGGAACCTTGCCGCAAAGCGGTTGAAGATGCCGGTGTTTCCGTTGGCCAAATCGATGAAGTGATCTTAGTGGGTGGTTCAACCCGCATACCCCGCATACAGGAAGAAGTTGAAAAGTTCTTCGGCAAGAAACCTTCCAAAGGTGTTAACCCCGATGAGGTTGTGGCCATCGGAGCGGCCATTCAGGGTGGTGTATTAACCGGGGAAGTTAAGGATGTGCTCTTGCTGGATGTTACCCCGCTTTCTTTGGGCATTGAAACATTAGGTGGTGTATTCACCAAATTGATTGAAAGCAACACAACCATTCCTTCTAAAAAATCGGAAGTTTTTTCCACTGCAGCCGATAACCAACCTTCGGTTGAAATACACGTGTTGCAGGGCGAACGTCCCATGGCGAAAGATAACCGTACCATAGGCCGTTTCCACCTCGATGGCATACCACCGGCACCACGCGGGTTACCACAAATTGAAGTAACCTTCGACATTGATGCGAATGGTATCCTGCACGTTTCGGCCAAGGATAAGGGAACCGGCAAGGAACAGAAGATACGCATTGAAGCCTCCAGTGGGCTTACCGATGCCGAGATCGAAAAAATGAAACGTGAGGCGCAAGCCAATGCTGAAGCCGACCGTCAAGCCAAGGAACGCGTTGAAAAGATTAACCAAGCCGACTCGTTGATTTTCCAAACGGAAAAACAATTGAAAGAATATGGCGATAAACTTTCTGATGGAAATAAGAGTGCCATCACCAACGCCCTTGATAAACTAAGGGAAGCGCACAAGAGCCAGGATATTACCGCTATCGATGCCGCCATGGCTGCCCTTAATGGCGCCTGGCAGGCTGCTTCGCAGGAAATTTACCAGGCACAACAAAGCGCAGGCCCACAACCCGGTGCTAACACAGCAGACACTGGTGCTTCCACCGATAGCAATAACGTATCGGATGTTGAATACGAAGAGGTGAACGACAAGAAGTAA
- a CDS encoding anhydro-N-acetylmuramic acid kinase, which produces MDSKQKYKVLGLMSGTSLDGVDVAFCTFQYKNQQWQFKIEKAITVAYNASWLKKLSQAHQLSAQQLLQLHAEYGKYLGTLCKRFFYLYGIKKVDFIASHGHTIFHQPVKGFTFQLGCGYALHAAAGKPVVCDFRSMDVALGGEGAPLVPIGDQYLFSDYDVCLNLGGIANLSQQVKGQRIAYDICFANMGLNYLAEKKGKLFDRDGALAADGTMDENMLKKLSMIYKRIETKRPSLGREFFEQHFVPVLNDETILLNDRLHTFTESVALQIASAVNYSRKRISVFCTGGGAFNAYLVYRLVEHFGDRADLIIPEHDIIKYKEALVFAFLGVKRVRHEPNCLMSVTKAERDSSGGVLIGF; this is translated from the coding sequence ATGGATTCAAAACAGAAATATAAAGTGCTCGGATTGATGTCGGGCACTTCGTTGGATGGTGTAGACGTAGCCTTTTGCACTTTTCAATACAAAAACCAACAATGGCAGTTTAAAATTGAGAAGGCCATTACCGTTGCTTATAATGCTTCATGGCTAAAAAAACTCTCTCAAGCTCATCAGCTTTCAGCACAACAACTTTTGCAGTTGCATGCCGAGTATGGCAAATACCTGGGCACTCTTTGCAAGCGTTTTTTTTACTTGTACGGAATTAAGAAAGTAGATTTTATTGCTTCGCATGGCCACACTATTTTTCATCAGCCCGTTAAGGGCTTTACATTTCAATTGGGTTGTGGATATGCCTTGCATGCCGCGGCAGGCAAGCCTGTAGTGTGTGACTTTAGAAGCATGGATGTTGCCCTGGGTGGAGAAGGTGCGCCTTTGGTGCCCATCGGTGATCAGTATCTTTTTTCAGATTATGATGTTTGCCTGAACCTTGGCGGCATTGCAAACCTTTCGCAACAGGTAAAGGGCCAACGTATAGCTTACGACATTTGTTTTGCCAACATGGGCCTGAATTATTTGGCGGAGAAGAAGGGCAAGTTGTTTGATCGTGATGGTGCACTGGCTGCTGATGGCACCATGGATGAGAATATGTTGAAGAAGCTTTCCATGATTTACAAAAGAATTGAAACGAAAAGGCCTTCATTAGGGCGTGAGTTTTTTGAACAACACTTTGTTCCGGTACTTAATGATGAAACAATTTTATTGAACGACAGACTGCACACGTTTACCGAATCAGTTGCCCTGCAGATTGCATCGGCAGTAAATTATAGCCGAAAGCGTATTTCTGTTTTTTGCACGGGTGGAGGTGCATTCAATGCATATTTGGTTTATCGGTTGGTTGAGCATTTTGGTGATCGTGCAGACCTGATTATTCCTGAACACGATATTATCAAATACAAAGAAGCCCTGGTTTTTGCCTTTTTGGGCGTAAAACGTGTACGCCATGAACCAAATTGTTTGATGAGTGTAACCAAGGCAGAACGCGATAGCAGCGGAGGTGTGTTGATTGGTTTCTGA
- a CDS encoding amino acid dehydrogenase — protein MQELLKKFENKRPEIVFEWKDAETDAEGWVVINSLRGGAAGGGTRMRVGLDKREVESLAKTMEVKFTVSGPPIGGAKSGINFDPNDPRKEGVLQRWYAAVMPLLKYYYGTGGDLNVDEIHEVIPITEDVGIWHPQEGVFTGHYKPTEAQKVNRIGQLRQGVIKVIEDERYSPSLSKKYTVADMCTGYGVAEAVKHFYKFWGGNLKGKRAVVQGWGNVGAAAGFYLAKMGVKIVGIITRDGGVVRHEGFTLEEITQLVVNRVNNKIQATDLIPYEELNKKIWDQRFEIFIPAAASRLVTRDQVDRMMASGLEVFSCGANVPFADPEIFFGPTGLYADEKFSVIPDFIANCGMARVFAHFMEREVSMDDESIFSDISETIGRALAKTYQVHKSKTGLAQASFEIALQQLV, from the coding sequence ATGCAGGAACTCCTTAAAAAATTCGAGAACAAACGTCCCGAAATTGTATTTGAGTGGAAAGATGCCGAGACCGATGCCGAAGGTTGGGTGGTTATAAACTCACTGCGTGGAGGCGCGGCCGGAGGAGGTACACGCATGCGTGTTGGGTTGGATAAGCGCGAAGTAGAGTCGTTGGCCAAAACCATGGAGGTGAAATTTACTGTTTCAGGCCCTCCGATAGGCGGTGCAAAATCAGGCATAAATTTCGATCCGAACGACCCGCGTAAAGAAGGAGTGCTGCAACGTTGGTACGCGGCTGTAATGCCATTATTGAAATATTACTATGGCACCGGTGGTGATTTGAATGTGGATGAAATCCATGAAGTAATACCCATAACCGAAGACGTGGGCATCTGGCATCCGCAGGAAGGTGTGTTTACCGGCCACTATAAACCCACCGAGGCACAAAAGGTAAACCGAATTGGCCAACTTAGGCAAGGGGTTATTAAAGTTATTGAAGATGAACGCTACTCACCTTCTCTTTCAAAAAAGTACACGGTTGCCGACATGTGTACTGGATATGGTGTGGCAGAGGCTGTAAAGCATTTTTATAAATTTTGGGGAGGCAACCTGAAGGGGAAACGTGCAGTTGTACAGGGCTGGGGCAATGTCGGGGCAGCGGCAGGCTTTTACCTGGCCAAAATGGGCGTAAAAATAGTGGGTATCATTACCCGCGATGGCGGTGTGGTTCGCCATGAAGGCTTTACGCTGGAAGAAATTACACAGTTGGTTGTAAACCGCGTAAACAATAAGATACAAGCGACAGATCTTATTCCTTATGAGGAGTTAAACAAGAAAATATGGGATCAGCGCTTTGAGATATTCATCCCTGCGGCCGCTTCACGTTTAGTTACACGAGACCAGGTTGACCGTATGATGGCTTCCGGCCTGGAAGTTTTTTCTTGCGGGGCAAATGTTCCCTTTGCCGATCCCGAAATATTTTTTGGGCCAACCGGGTTATATGCCGATGAAAAGTTTTCCGTAATACCGGATTTTATTGCCAACTGTGGCATGGCCCGTGTTTTTGCCCATTTTATGGAAAGGGAAGTGAGCATGGATGATGAATCCATTTTTTCGGATATATCCGAAACGATCGGGCGTGCCCTGGCGAAAACTTATCAGGTACATAAATCCAAAACCGGCCTGGCGCAAGCTTCCTTTGAGATAGCGTTACAACAACTCGTATAA
- the nhaD gene encoding sodium:proton antiporter NhaD, with product MELAIIIIFIIGYLAIALEHPIKINKTASALLTGVICWTLFMVADSPQTLLDSSHYNHFLDDLKRTAADFSTLSTGEIHREFVLEQLGEHLDEIAQILFFLMGAMTIVELVDAHHGFKFITDRIRTKNPKKLLWIVCGVAFILSAILDNLTTTIVMVSLIRKLIPNKEMRLFFAGMIVVAANAGGAWSPIGDVTTTMLWIGGQITAVNIVKTLLLPSIVCAVIPLIYLNFKLKGELGEAPQKTKEEDHQSSGGGTLMLIVGVCALISVPIFKTVTHLPPYLGMMLGLGVLWVVSELINPDMDEATKKQYTAAHALTRIDMPSVLFFLGILLAVGSLEAMGTLHNFAEMLTEKVGNISIIITLIGILSSIVDNVPLVAASMGMYDMNIYPTDHMIWEYLAYCAGTGGSMLIIGSAAGVAAMGMEKIDFIWYLKRITLLALMGYFAGAAVYLLTYPFFAVH from the coding sequence ATGGAACTGGCCATCATTATCATTTTCATCATAGGGTATCTTGCCATTGCCCTTGAACACCCCATTAAAATCAATAAAACAGCTTCGGCCCTGTTAACTGGTGTTATCTGCTGGACACTCTTTATGGTGGCCGACTCTCCACAAACGTTGTTGGACAGTTCGCACTATAATCATTTTTTAGATGACCTGAAAAGAACCGCAGCCGATTTCAGTACTCTTTCAACTGGCGAAATTCACCGCGAATTTGTTCTTGAACAATTAGGTGAACACCTCGATGAAATTGCACAAATCCTGTTCTTTCTTATGGGGGCCATGACCATCGTTGAATTGGTGGACGCACACCATGGTTTTAAATTCATTACTGATCGCATACGTACCAAAAACCCGAAGAAACTTTTATGGATTGTGTGCGGTGTAGCATTTATTCTTTCGGCCATACTGGATAACCTGACCACAACCATTGTTATGGTATCGCTTATCCGAAAGCTGATACCGAACAAAGAGATGCGGTTGTTCTTTGCCGGTATGATTGTGGTAGCTGCCAATGCCGGTGGCGCCTGGTCGCCCATTGGTGATGTTACGACCACCATGCTTTGGATTGGCGGGCAAATAACCGCGGTAAATATTGTAAAGACTTTATTGTTGCCCAGCATTGTGTGTGCTGTTATACCGCTTATCTATCTCAACTTCAAATTGAAGGGAGAGCTTGGCGAGGCTCCGCAAAAAACAAAAGAAGAAGACCACCAAAGCAGTGGCGGTGGCACCTTAATGTTGATAGTCGGTGTTTGTGCGCTCATATCTGTACCCATCTTTAAAACCGTAACGCATTTGCCTCCTTACTTAGGCATGATGTTAGGCCTTGGCGTTTTGTGGGTAGTGTCGGAATTGATTAATCCCGATATGGATGAAGCCACAAAAAAACAGTATACAGCGGCCCATGCGCTAACCCGTATTGATATGCCCAGTGTGCTTTTCTTCTTAGGGATTTTGCTTGCGGTCGGATCGTTGGAGGCTATGGGCACGTTGCACAATTTCGCAGAAATGCTTACTGAAAAGGTGGGTAACATCAGCATTATTATAACCCTGATCGGTATTCTTTCATCCATCGTTGATAACGTGCCGCTGGTAGCGGCCAGCATGGGCATGTATGATATGAACATCTACCCTACAGACCACATGATATGGGAGTACTTAGCCTATTGTGCCGGAACTGGCGGAAGCATGTTGATTATCGGCTCGGCTGCAGGTGTGGCCGCTATGGGCATGGAAAAAATTGATTTTATCTGGTACCTGAAACGGATAACGCTTTTGGCACTAATGGGATATTTCGCAGGAGCTGCAGTTTACCTGCTTACGTATCCGTTCTTTGCAGTACATTAA